The proteins below come from a single Saccharopolyspora sp. SCSIO 74807 genomic window:
- a CDS encoding IclR family transcriptional regulator — MQSVDRAVSVLELLARNGEAGITEIAGELGVHKSTASRLVSVLVSRGLVEQLGERGKYMIGFGVVRLAGAATDRLDLPRLGGPYCESLAADLGETVNIAVRDEDVAINISQARGTASVTAHNWVGQRTPLHATSSGKVLLAHAPDDDQEALLAGELAQYTTRTVIDPGELRDGFDLIVRDGYATSYEELELGLNAAAVAVHRHDGEVVAALSASGPSYRFSRKRMREVIGAMTVAAKELSAQLGFLET; from the coding sequence GTGCAGTCCGTGGACCGGGCGGTGAGCGTGCTGGAACTGCTGGCCCGCAACGGCGAAGCGGGCATCACCGAAATCGCCGGGGAACTCGGCGTGCACAAATCCACCGCTTCCCGGCTGGTCAGCGTCCTGGTCTCGCGCGGGCTGGTGGAGCAGCTCGGCGAACGCGGCAAGTACATGATCGGGTTCGGTGTGGTGCGGCTGGCCGGGGCGGCCACCGACCGGCTGGACCTGCCCCGGCTGGGCGGCCCGTACTGCGAGTCGCTGGCCGCCGACCTCGGCGAGACCGTGAACATCGCGGTCCGCGACGAGGACGTCGCGATCAACATCAGCCAGGCCCGCGGCACCGCGTCGGTGACCGCGCACAACTGGGTCGGCCAGCGCACTCCGCTGCACGCCACTTCCAGCGGGAAGGTGCTGCTGGCGCACGCACCCGACGACGACCAGGAAGCGCTGCTGGCGGGGGAGCTGGCGCAGTACACCACGCGGACCGTCATCGACCCCGGGGAATTGCGCGACGGCTTCGACCTGATCGTGCGGGACGGGTACGCCACCAGCTACGAGGAGCTCGAGCTCGGGCTCAACGCCGCGGCGGTGGCGGTGCACCGGCACGACGGCGAGGTGGTGGCCGCGCTCAGCGCGTCCGGGCCGTCGTACCGGTTCTCCCGCAAGCGGATGCGCGAAGTGATCGGTGCGATGACGGTAGCGGCGAAAGAACTCTCCGCGCAGCTGGGATTCCTGGAAACCTGA
- a CDS encoding Na+/H+ antiporter: MHEFPQVMLLLAGALAVTALARRWGLSEPLALVLAGLAVSFVPGVPDYAINPEVILVLVLPPLLYSAALTSSALGLRANLRPIGSLAVGAVLVTTVAVGFAAWALVPGMPLGPALVLGAVVAPPDAVAATSIGRRLGLPRKVMTILSGESLVNDASALTVYRVAVAGVVGAGYTLLQGVGVFVLAAAGGLVVGCAVGWAVHRLRLALADGVLESAVGLLVPFATYLLAEAIHASGVLAVVVAGLYLAQRAPSGTAARRLQDRAVWRSADTLLEAVVFALIGLQLRSVTEGVAGRLWPLVLAGLALTAAVVLVRAVWVFGTLLLPDRIARGADAAPWQHGLVVAWAGMRGVVSLAAAAAIPVLAFPNRAEVVFLAFFVTLGTLLLHGATLPWVIRWLGVRGRESYTDALAEAEAAHNAALAARGRLDALTAEAEPPAEVAEQLRRAAERRSHRAWERLGRPDADLGESPTTAYRRLRIEMLDAEREVFVRFRDEGRIDDEVLRRVLHELDLEDVMLQRD; the protein is encoded by the coding sequence ATGCACGAGTTCCCGCAAGTGATGTTGCTGCTGGCAGGCGCGCTGGCGGTCACGGCGCTGGCCCGCCGCTGGGGGTTGTCGGAGCCGCTGGCGCTGGTGCTGGCCGGGCTGGCGGTGTCGTTCGTGCCCGGCGTGCCGGATTACGCGATCAACCCGGAAGTGATCCTGGTGCTGGTGCTGCCGCCGCTGCTGTACTCGGCGGCGCTGACCAGTTCCGCGCTGGGCCTGCGCGCGAACCTGCGGCCGATCGGTTCGCTCGCGGTCGGTGCCGTGCTGGTGACGACGGTCGCGGTGGGTTTCGCGGCGTGGGCGCTGGTGCCCGGGATGCCGCTCGGGCCCGCGCTGGTGCTGGGCGCGGTGGTGGCTCCGCCGGACGCGGTGGCGGCGACCTCGATCGGTCGCCGACTGGGGTTGCCACGCAAGGTGATGACGATCCTGTCCGGGGAGAGCCTGGTCAACGACGCTTCGGCGCTGACGGTCTACCGCGTCGCCGTCGCCGGTGTGGTCGGCGCCGGTTACACGCTGCTGCAGGGCGTCGGCGTGTTCGTGCTCGCGGCCGCGGGCGGGCTGGTCGTCGGCTGCGCGGTGGGCTGGGCGGTGCACCGCCTCCGGCTGGCGCTGGCCGACGGGGTGTTGGAGAGCGCCGTGGGCCTGCTGGTCCCGTTCGCGACCTACCTGCTGGCCGAGGCGATCCACGCCTCCGGAGTGCTCGCCGTGGTCGTGGCGGGGCTGTACCTGGCGCAGCGGGCGCCTTCGGGCACCGCGGCACGGCGGCTGCAGGACCGCGCAGTGTGGCGTTCGGCGGACACGCTGCTGGAAGCGGTGGTGTTCGCGCTGATCGGGTTGCAGCTGCGCAGCGTCACCGAAGGCGTCGCAGGACGGCTTTGGCCGCTCGTGCTGGCCGGGCTCGCGCTGACCGCCGCGGTGGTGCTGGTGCGCGCGGTCTGGGTGTTCGGCACGTTGCTGCTGCCCGATCGGATCGCTCGCGGAGCGGATGCGGCGCCGTGGCAGCACGGCTTGGTGGTGGCCTGGGCGGGAATGCGCGGTGTGGTCTCGCTGGCCGCGGCCGCCGCGATCCCGGTGCTGGCGTTTCCGAACCGCGCGGAAGTCGTGTTCCTGGCGTTCTTCGTCACGCTGGGCACGTTGCTGCTGCACGGCGCGACGCTGCCGTGGGTGATCCGGTGGCTCGGAGTGCGCGGCCGGGAGAGCTACACCGACGCGCTCGCCGAGGCCGAGGCCGCGCACAACGCCGCGCTCGCCGCCCGCGGGCGGCTGGACGCGCTCACCGCCGAGGCGGAACCACCCGCCGAGGTCGCCGAGCAGCTGCGTCGCGCGGCCGAACGCCGCAGCCACCGCGCGTGGGAACGGCTCGGCCGCCCCGATGCCGACTTGGGCGAAAGCCCCACCACCGCCTACCGGCGGCTGCGCATCGAAATGCTGGACGCCGAGCGCGAGGTGTTCGTGCGTTTCCGCGACGAAGGCCGCATCGACGACGAGGTGCTGCGCCGGGTCTTGCACGAACTCGACTTGGAAGACGTCATGCTGCAACGCGACTGA
- a CDS encoding UBP-type zinc finger domain-containing protein produces the protein MPGCDHLEVAAALSPVPSSPGGCEDCLAKGLQVWAHLRLCTECGHVGCCDSSPDRHATGHHRDTGHPVIRSFEPGESWSWCYVDERLG, from the coding sequence GTGCCCGGATGTGATCACCTGGAGGTCGCCGCCGCGCTGTCGCCGGTGCCGAGTTCCCCCGGGGGCTGCGAGGACTGCCTGGCCAAGGGCCTTCAGGTGTGGGCGCACCTGCGGCTGTGCACCGAGTGCGGGCACGTCGGCTGCTGCGATTCCAGCCCGGACCGGCACGCCACCGGGCACCACCGCGACACCGGGCATCCGGTGATCCGCTCGTTCGAGCCGGGCGAGTCGTGGTCCTGGTGCTACGTGGACGAACGGTTGGGCTGA
- a CDS encoding sarcosine oxidase subunit gamma family protein, translated as MTVISPVEPGTTGPAGVERLRRSPLADRAAELAAAAGPRGTRLAEEPFLTQVNLRAAPEQLARLGNAAGIPLPRKANRVGGDVQRAALWLGPDEWLLMAPDGEAASLRDALGSAGAASVVDLSANRTTLRLGGGSARDVLEKVCSLDLHPRAFAAGHCAQTLLGRTQAVLWQLGPEPDYRILVRNSFAGYLADLLLDALRGPA; from the coding sequence GTGACGGTCATCAGCCCGGTTGAACCCGGCACCACCGGCCCGGCAGGCGTCGAACGGCTGCGCCGCAGCCCGCTCGCCGACCGCGCCGCCGAACTGGCCGCGGCCGCGGGGCCGCGCGGCACCCGGCTCGCCGAGGAACCCTTCCTGACCCAGGTGAACCTGCGGGCCGCGCCCGAACAGCTCGCGCGGCTCGGCAACGCGGCGGGAATCCCGTTGCCGCGCAAGGCGAACCGTGTGGGCGGCGACGTCCAGCGGGCGGCGCTGTGGCTCGGCCCGGACGAATGGCTGCTGATGGCGCCGGACGGGGAGGCCGCATCGCTGCGCGACGCGCTCGGTTCCGCCGGTGCCGCGTCGGTCGTCGACCTGTCCGCGAACCGCACCACGCTGCGACTCGGCGGCGGGTCCGCCCGGGACGTGCTGGAGAAGGTGTGCTCGCTGGACCTGCACCCGCGCGCGTTCGCCGCGGGGCACTGCGCGCAGACCTTGCTCGGCCGCACCCAGGCCGTGCTCTGGCAGCTCGGACCGGAGCCGGACTACCGGATCCTGGTGCGGAATTCGTTCGCCGGCTACCTGGCCGATCTCCTGCTGGACGCGCTGCGCGGGCCTGCCTGA